The sequence TGATCATCTGCATCGAATTCACTATTTTATATGTAAAATTTGTTATAATGAGGCCTTCCTTTATCCTGAACAGGCTAAATTCTTCGATTTTGTAATATgagaaaagaggaaaaagaaaagttAGGAGAGTGCCAAATCTTGGATTCAGGTGAAGTTGGAGAAACATCATAATATAGAAAATATCTGAAAATTATTGAGAAAACTAAGCTTCAGAACCTATAAACAGAAAATAAACACCTACGTACATAAATGATTCTATATAGACCTATTTAAACTGTTCTAGTTAGGAAAGGATTATAACATTCTTTTATCTAACATAATACTTAAGCATTCTTCTTAACCTTGTCATTAGAACCAGTTGCTGCTTGAAGTTAACCATTgttctcttcttccttctccttTCTCTCAGCATGTTCATAATTTCATTTTCCCCGCTTTTATAGATACCTTGCCTGTCACCTGGATGCATAAACATAATCTATCCCTGGCGACATCTCACTTATTTTTTCTATCAATTGTTTTATGTAaaaactagaaaaatttagacataatggatttttagatgaCTTATTAGAGATGATTGTTTAGTCTTCATAAAAACTAGAATTAGAGAAGCTAATCACTTAGACTCTATTAATGACAATTTAGTAAATTTTCTGGTCAAACTGTCAATTTTGACAAATCTGTTGTTGCTTTTAGCCCTAGAGTCCCATATGATGTTAAGAATACGATATATAGTATCCCACAAATTAAGAGAATGGCATTACAAGAGAAATATCTTGTGTGCCACTCCTTCTGCAAAGGGATAAGTCTTATTCTTTTTCTCACCTGATTGATAGTTATGGGGTTAGTTTGGCCACTTGGAAAAGTAAGTTTGTTGCTCCACCTGGTAGAACTGTTCTCATACAATCTATTTAGGGAATATGGCTAATCATCATCGTGTTGTCTTTCCTATTCCTAAAAAGATCACTGCTAATATGGACTCAATTCAAATGAATTTTCAGTGGGGAAAAGATGAAAAAGGATGTGTATTTATCCTAAAAGATGGTTGGATGTTGCTCTTCCTAAAGCTCTAGGAGGCCTGAATATTAGAAGGACATATATCTTGAATCTAGCACTTCTCACTAAATTAGCTCGGAGAATGCTTAATCCGTAGGGATGAGTTGTGGGTAAAAATTTTAAGTTCCAAGTATTTTAGTGATACTAATCCACTTAATGGTGTTGTTTCTTCACAGGGTTCGTGGTTTTGGAaagtaggaattactgtttagtccagaaaacccATGACCGGTTAATGTGTAGTCCACCCCTACAACAAAATAAtacgctggtccaaaaacatgtctTTGGACCAGAATTTTTATTATCTAGTCCAGCCACGTGCGGTTGGCACAAAACATACTTTCCAATATATCAAACATACCCTTCTGCAACTATATATCACgaacaaatcaaattcaaactcaatttctttcctctctttttttaaaTCTCAGATCCAGTCTCttgctttctctgctgctgcgTTTTGGATCATCTCAGTTTCTGGTAGTGTCTTTCAATTAGGTTCATCTCATCTTCGAATTAGGTTCAtctgagcttcgaattaggtttatctcagattcgaacTAGGTATTTATCTTTTAATCATCTTCCTTTGCTGCTGTTTTTAGaatcttgatgaataattaggtttattctgatccaaTTTTTATCAGAATAATTgtatatgatgtacattgttatctttcttttataatttcagttttatgatgatttacattgttcaattcagtttccattcgattttttaagtgatttttgTTTGTTTCGATTAGGTATCTCAGAttcgaattaggtttatctcatattcgaacaaggtatgttactgtaatcaccttttctctgctgctgttctgtttagtttctttgtaatctgatttttgtattttttgatataggtttgtttcaTTAAACAGATCAtgtagtatttttttttcttagtaaTTTTGATATGGCTGCAGTTTCAttagaatgttttttttttaatattatgatGATTCTCAAAATATATGGAACATATTTATTAATAGGCacggtacatattgatatgttgtaaaatgTATGTTATTTATCCGACATGTTATATACCAATATGTATTGCATATAACATGCTCTCTTTTGAATCCTACATcctacagtagatgccaatacatatcaatatgtataacgtatatccattcagagactcagtacatgtcaatacgtaatGCATAGAACATGTCAATACATAACGAAATGATACAACACATATCCATACAGAGACTCTTTTTTAgactcagtacatatcaatacgtaTGATATCAATACGtatcatatcaatatgtatattaCCAatagttaatttttggatcatttaaCATGTATATTATCAATATGTATATTACAGGGTTAACATATCTGACGTTGCTCCCGAATCAGATTTCGCTTGCTATTCTCATATATACCATAAGCAGTACCATTTTCCATATTTGGTTACATCGTCTTCCACTctaaaggatttgaaattttccatctgtaatatgtggagctggttgactccatcgactattctggttaaatatttccagaatcaagcgatagttcaTATTCTTGCCGACGTAACGCTCCAGAGCATCGTTGCATTACATTCTACAAAGAAATCGGCTTTCTTTCATTTGCAGGTGGATGTAATTTCAGCTGGCGCATCTAGTTCttctaggcgtatggaagttgacagtaatgcagacttagttgtcagtgcaaaaAAACAGTTATTTGAAAGATGGAAAAGAGGTCCCAAATGTGTTTTTTTCAAATGGTTGggagaagatttttgatgatacaaaacaattatcctatGATGGTGTTGATGtcgtacgtatagcatgccaaaaatgctgcatgagaactggatatgaggtaattaagaagaagaatgaccttgagagattcaccgccgtatgcAACGTTAAAGGTTGTTCATGGAGGCTTCATGCAACTTCTGTTGGTAGTTCTCTTGATgttttttaagataaaggaatatgagGGGAGGCACACCTGTGgtggtggttatatgttgaagaatccaaaaGTTTCGAGAAAACTCATGAATAATTTAATTCATGAGCGTGTCAGGAACAACCCTCGCATAAAGCCAGCAGAGATCGTAGATTATGTTAAAGTTGCTGGAGGGATCGACATCTAGTATTACCATGCATATCATGCACTTGAGTTATCGcacaaacagatttttggtaataATGTCAAGTCttacactgatcttgcttggtgggtgaatgcaATTAGGGAGACAAACCCCGGGTTATTTATTGATTTCCACTTCAATGATGCTACTAAGAGATTCAATAGACTATTtatttgctttggagcttgtagaGAGGGCTATAAACTCTGTCGTCCGATGATATTCTGTGATTGTACATTTCTCACTGGGACTTTTTGAGGAGGTCTCATGGCGGCGACATGTCTTAatggcaatcaaggtaactggtttttttttatccatatggttttatatatatatatatatatgtagtgtctggtagttagatcactcattTTACTACAATACTGACAATGAGGATACTACTACgtattgaccttactgagtatgaggtaaaccatactgcatgtcaatatgtagtgtcagcTTTTCACATACTCAAGCAGTtggttattattttccttttagcAGAAAAAAGactacatatcaacatgtactgGTTGTTTTCCTTTTAGTAGTTGCTTAACATAATTAATAATTCCTTTTGCAGGTTTTTATCCCCTCGCATATGCATTAGTTTCTGGTGAAACTAATGACAGTTGGGAGTGGTTTTTCAAGAATCTGAAGGATGCTTTGgatgatgatcgcccaatcacttttatgactgactGAAGTGAAaggttggttaaatatattcccaaagtgTTCCTTAATTCTCATCAAAGCTATTTCTACTTCCActtggacaaaaacttacctatcgcaaagtctgacgaaaagtataaagaagtgactgatgctttccgaaaggcgacatatgcgctttctcctgcaacatacgaggaagcagttcaagaaatggttaatttgggaaggccttgaGTTGCTAAATACTGTCACAACATTTCAAGTTGGTTCTTCAAGGGCTGTAGGTATGGTCAGACTTCTTTAagcgttgctgaatcgttcaataATTGGATTAACCGCGAGAAGAAGttacctgcgtgtgcgttcgttgactcgattaggtttgtatcagtttccttagtcacagtacaatCTTATATGTAGTGTTAAGGTTAAGATTTTACTAGTTTCTTTTGTAACAGTACAAGCATgtatgttctgttaatctacgtataatgtagtataatagacttgttgtttccttATCGTGTAGGCTATGTATTATGGAATTGATGTCAGAACGTCGCGAACAGAGTGTCTTGATGAATCCCGAACTGCTGACCCCTGTGTATCAAGCCTTACTTGAACTACACATTCAAATTGGTCGTCCCTGGAAAGTTATCCAGTCAGATGCTAACTACTATGAAGTGCATTCTCCTAGGTTAGCATTTACCCCTAATCTTTATCATCTGAATTTtagttattttcttttctttttaagtaGCATGCTCTGTGATGTGATATCCACCAAACTAGTATCTTAGGTGTACTGAAGATAATAGATGAATATGTATTGTGTATATATTCGTTAGATAATATGGTGTGTTTTGTGTGTGCAGGTCTCATATGGTAGTTCTAGAGAaaaaaacttgtacttgccaacgatggcgcgtttatggttttccatgctcgcacgctactgcagctattactaaATCTATAAGAAGTATGCTTGATTACGTCGACGATTACTTCAAAGTTACCTGTTTTGGTAAGttatattcaatagctattaggCATGTTCCTAACTACGACATGTACGTGTCTTTAAACATTacattttgatattgtttttgaGGAACAATATACTGTGTACATATTATTGTTTAGTTACGATACTGTTTGTTCTCACAGGCCTGATGACTATCACATAGACGATACCGTTCTCCCACCAGATGTAATTAGAGatccaccaggcaggaaaaaggggaagCGTATTAAAGGTACATGGGAGACTAGTAGAAAATATttcaagtgttcaaactgtaatttcaaaactcatcacaacaaggcaacatgcacTCTTATCCGTCAATATGAACTTTTTGAAGAATGATTTGTGACACGTATGTGTTTCAATCAGTACATATTAAAGATATGTCTTGGGGTAGGATGATACAGTACAATGTATTTTTTAAGTAAGTagtgttttgatttctttttttcttttatcacaggcttgaacaTGCAGCGTAATGTGATACCGATGACGTTTCCATTCTTTTCCACCAGTTATTAGCATTGAAAATATCACCACCAGTTATCAACATGTAGTCCTTGTTCTATTCTACTGTTTTTGATTCGTCAGTACCAACTGTATTTGGTTAATAACTGTTTCTTTACAGTACAAACATTATAAGTGCATTGAATTTACTGTTTTTATTGTTTCTTAGAACTTCTTTTGGTTTTCTGACATTATAAGGGTATCAATATGTAGTTATATTGAtctttcgaataatgaaatatgtcgttAAGTGTTATATTGATCTTTCGAATAATTTTAAGTGTAACCATcttccactacatactgatatgtagtagCTATTGatattacatgtcagtattgtagcCTAAGCATGTTCCACTACATACTGATACGTACTGATTGTAGTGTAATCATcttccactacatactgatatgtagtagTATATTGATAACCATCTTTCATCATTAAATACAAATTGAAACCATCATATAATATTAAGTTTAAACTTCGTGGTTTCCGAGTTGATTCACCAtctacgggggtcgagggggcactGCCCCCTCGTATCACCAAGACAAAATCACTAATAAGTTAGAGAATAacacaattcaaatatcactacaTATACACTATCTTGTTGAATCAGGATAAAAGGAAAAGATATTTTTAACAAAGGATAAACTATTTTTGAACATTCCAAAAGATATGTTTAATTTGTAACACAATAAGTCTAAGACATAATTCAAATGAGTGAAATAAATTATGTTTAATATGTAACACAATAAGTCTAACACAATATATACTGTCAGACTACTTTTAGCAATTAGGACTCTAATGTGTCAGTTTCCAActgatttctggtggagatgCTGTCAGCAATTTGCATGATAAAGTAATCCTTTTGTCCTGAATCTTCAATTgcacttcatcatcatctcccaAAGGTACTCACACATATTTGCATTTCgacttcatcttcataaaatgcaaCACAAATAGTAGGAAGTCTGATGATTTTCCTTGTTGAGGCGCTTCACACTCATTGCTTTCTTGCATTTTtcttttggtgaaggagtagcagctctcaggacaagtgctttCTTCCCCTTTGCTTTTGGTGAATGAGTAGCAGCCTTTGTCGccttttttgcttttgctttagTAGTAGACGTTGCTTCctttgttttggtttttttttgctGTTGTAAACCAAAAACAGTATCACTACATATTCATAAAGAAACACAACAATGCAATATGTATCATCatttacgggggtcgaggggaAAGTTCCCCTCGTTATTAAGACTTACTAACTGTTGGTGAAGCATGAATAAATTTCTATTTTGGTTTTAACACTACAAACACTACATATTATTATTGGTTATTCAATATGTAGGGACAAATTACACACGCTAGACAACATATTGAGCATAGAACATATGAATCAaacactgcatgtcaatatgtagtgtcaaatTGCATATACAACAGGTGAAAACATGTAAATCATACACTACATACAGAGATGTAGTGATTCTATTGAGCATAGAACATATGAATCGCACACTTCATGTCAATATGTGGTGTCAAATTGCATATACAACAAGTGAAAACATGTAAaccagacactacatacaaaGATGTAGTGATTCTGATGTACATTTGCTTTCTTCCTCTTTGTTAGTGAAGGAGTAACAGCTTTACTCTTACTTCTTGTTATTGGTGAATGAGTAGCAGCAGGAGGGTTTTCTTTTGGGTTTGTTGTTAGTGAATCATCATcgttttttcttattctttttgctGGAGAAGGGTTTTCTTCTACgatttcttctgtaattgtcctcttaatttttctattcAATCCCATTTTCTCTCTTCAATTGAATGTAATGAAAATTAGGTCTGAAAATTAGGTTTTCTGTAACTGTTGTTGATGAGtttttcgattttgattttctgtaattgttgttgatgagttTTTCGATTTCGTTTTCCTATACCTGATGAATTTATTTAGAATTTTTTCTGCAACTGTTGAAACAAGAGAGAGAACCGAGAAgaagaaaactgaaaaagtaaCTGACAAAAACGCGTATGTGTTATGGGTATAGAGGTAATTTCGTAGGCTTTTAAACCTTTTTGGACTACCGGATAAAACAACATTccgctggactagccattaacccgggtcgggtttagtAGACTAAACAACAAATTTTCTTTCTGGAAAGGCATCTGACAGGGACTCGATATTGGTAAAAGGCATTATGTTTGGAAAATAGGAGATGGAAAACATGTGATAATTGTATACCAAATAGAAATAAACTTCCAGATTCTGCTAATATGCAACAATGCGATTATTTTTGTAAGTTTCTTTGTTTAAATTCTTGGAGGTCAAATTTTATCAACTCGATTGATTCAATTTTCACCAAGGATGCATGTAATTTTACAAAGAGACACTCCAAAAAACATTTACTTCCTCTATTCGTACACTATAAATAAGCAAAATTGTAAAAAACGAAAGACTCATTTCTATGGGTCGGAGGGAATAATTTATATGTGCATAACATATAGATTATATAATAGAGGCACTCCTAACATTCTTCGCAAATATGTGGGTACAAATCCCAAGGTGTAACTTATGTATATATCCAAGCAAAACCAAATTATAAAAACATACCCTGGATCTTTTTACTTTACACTCATCATTTTATCATGGCGAAATATTTAGTACCACTTTGTAGAAGTACTATTAATTGCATAACATTATTACCGATTTCACAGTAATACACAACTAAAATCATTATGATTATGTGCTGATACTTCAAATCCATTTGAGATCGAAACTCGTTGGTACCAAAAATTTTATCGATCAGGAAACCCTGTCTAGCAGTACCTGAATTCTTGTTAGAACTAATTACATGTGGACTAGAACTTCAGTATTTGTAGAGCGTAAAAGTTCTAAACAACCTTAACTCTGTAAAAGTTGGTACCATGATAGTATAACCTAGATGTCTAATTCGTGCTATGGCGTTTGATTTAGGGGTAAGATTGTATTCAGATGACATAAAGAGAAGTCAATTCTAGAAGTTACAAACAAAAACAATTTGCTTTACAAAAATTAACCAGTTTACTAGTAGAAATCATTTTGTAATTTCCCAACTTGTTTTTTTATTACTAAATAGAACAGTGGCCCCAAGACTATTTCTGTATTTTTAGACTATTACAAGAATTTCAACCTCAACATGTGctgtaagagcaagtcttatggtggaatccaaactattccaagtgtgaaaaaatcatggaatgtcaagtctagtggcttccaagttgggatcttccacagaaaatccaagcaaggttccacgggttcgtggaatccatctgaactccaataagaatagcgttaaacgcaattaagaattgcgttttttttatccgtagatttaaaatgagttgttgaaatctagcGGCTGAAAAAAACTCCAtttttaattgcgtttttttagctccattcttagttgcatttttttatccgtagatttaaaatgagttgttgaaatctaacggctgaaaaaaaaaactccattcttAATCgcatttttttagctccattcttaattgtgttttttagctccattaaaaataacgtttctactattccaccattactattgcgcttccatccacagttccaagtgctgaggtggcatGGAAGAtgaaagatggatggattccaccataagacttgctctaagaaAGAGCGTGAGAATCACCACACCACTCAATAATTCTCGTAATTTGCCGAATTAACTTTTATTGTTCTTATCCTAACGGGCTAACAAGGACTTGGGTAAAAAACAAAACGGGCTAACAAGTAACAAGGGTGTCCATTCACGAAAAACAGAAAATTTGGTTCCCCTCATTTTTGTCGAAAAAACCCAAACCCTCCCTCTTTACTCTATCCAAAAATTTCTTCCAAACCCTAGAACTTTGCATTTCTATGCGGAATTTCAATTTCAACCATCTCCCCACAGAGATTATACTAGACATGATAACTCGTTTACCAGCTGATTCAATTCTAAACTGCAAATTAGTTTGCAGACCATGGAGGGATCTGGTTTCTCATCATCCATCATTCTATCAAATGTATTTATCTCATCTTAATCGTTCTACGGATTCTGGTAAGTTAAGTTTCATTGATAGAGCTGATAAAAAATTTCACTATTTTGAGTATGATGAGAATAATAAAGAGACACCTATCAATTGTATTAGAAGGATCAACATAAACCCTCAATTTGAAAATTATCATTATTACGTTCTTGGTTCGGTTAATGGTTTGATCTATCTTTATGAATGGCGAGTTCATACGTATTATATTTGTAACCCCGTGACAAGAGAATATGTTATGCTTCCAAAAACTAGTGATGATCAGTATGGTAATCTTTGCTATGGGTGCTTTTGTGTTAATCAGTATATTCATTTTGGGAGCGGATTTGGGTACGATTCTTTAGCTGATGAGTATAAGGTTGTTGAACTGTATAAGCTAAGGAGAAATACTAGTTTTATAAAGGTTGGGGTGTACACTCTTGGCAGTGGTAAGGGGTGGAGAATTGTTGGGAGGTTGGATTATAAGATTTGCAAATTTGGTGCTCATGGTGGTGTGTTTGGAAATGGAGCCCTGCATTGGGTGGATAAAGAAGGAGGAAGGGTGTTAACTTTCGATTTGACTGAGGAGAAGTTTCATCAACCTCTTTCACCACCTCCTTCGCCATGTCTTGGAGTGATGCCTTTTGGTACTGTAGGGCTCTTGGACGGGGTTTTATATTATGTCACCACCCATGATTATAAAATCATTGAAGACAGATGTTTGGACATATGGCTACTTCGAAAGAAGAACGATATCCCTGACATGAAAGAGCAGGTGGAAAATGAGTCATTGGGCTGGAGTAAAGAGTTTGGTTTTATCAAAAGAGAACCATTA comes from Papaver somniferum cultivar HN1 chromosome 7, ASM357369v1, whole genome shotgun sequence and encodes:
- the LOC113296198 gene encoding putative F-box protein At3g10430; the encoded protein is MRNFNFNHLPTEIILDMITRLPADSILNCKLVCRPWRDLVSHHPSFYQMYLSHLNRSTDSGKLSFIDRADKKFHYFEYDENNKETPINCIRRININPQFENYHYYVLGSVNGLIYLYEWRVHTYYICNPVTREYVMLPKTSDDQYGNLCYGCFCVNQYIHFGSGFGYDSLADEYKVVELYKLRRNTSFIKVGVYTLGSGKGWRIVGRLDYKICKFGAHGGVFGNGALHWVDKEGGRVLTFDLTEEKFHQPLSPPPSPCLGVMPFGTVGLLDGVLYYVTTHDYKIIEDRCLDIWLLRKKNDIPDMKEQVENESLGWSKEFGFIKREPLAFTKRGSVLFTIITPSIFMTPYLQPRKSL